TTATATCGGCGCTTTCGGTGTCGCTGCTGCTTGTCGGTTGTGAAATTGTTGGGAGGTTTTTGGATGGGTTcatgattttgatttttgtatgaAAGTTTTTGGCTGTttgctttatatattttttttgcttattttttgcTACTCATTACTGTGTCAAAATAATTGCTGGTGTGCGAATTTTCTTTCCGGAAAAATAAGTTAACAAAAGATGGCCATCAAAGTGTTCGGGGTTAGTCGTGTGGTTAGAAGTCATTTCTTGGCAGCTCTCTGCTCTATTTTAAGTTTCCTATCTGGCAGTTGTTAGTGGGCTTAAGAACTTGTGTTTTGGTAATTGcgtaattgttattgttgttcgTGTGTGGCACCATTAAAACCCAAATTGTGTTAGGAAAAGCAAATATTCGAGgggaaaaagtttttaatctCATTTAATTCGAAActgtattttgaaaataacCTAAAAACCATATATTCtgaattaagtttaattagaGAACGTTTTGAAGCTATTTTAGCTTTGTGAAAATGTTTCTGAAAGTTTCCGgaccaaattatttttatagtcaatattttatatagatAACTAAAGTTTTTGCTTGAAATTTTTCAAGTTTGAATAATACTCTTAAAATGTTATAGAAGTATTCCTTAAACGCTAACGTTTTGGAGCCCAACCTGAACTCATAAGaaacatatattttgatatatttattgtttataatacACTGTAACAATGGCTTTTACTAAAATTCCTATGCTTCACCTAATACCCGTAGCTAATGTCTTTTGTGGACCTTTAACCCAATTCTGCCCACACTTTAACCTTTGTTTAACATGGGCTGACCAAGTAAATTGCTTTCGCTTGGCTGAAATGAGTTCCATTTAtattctataaatatttttggctcATTTGAATGTCTGCCTGCTGTCTGGGCCAGCTCAACAAGTATCTGCTGGATAAATTGTCCTAACTGTGTGTGCCGTGTCTATGTGTTCGTGCTTGTATTTGTATAGGTTTTTGGCGTGGCGTGTTAGTCCctcatatatatacatatatgaaaTGTTTATGGCATGAAATGCTGCTTTCgtattttaatgatattgCTTTTGTTATGGAAAATGCTAAATTGTACGGGGCGTTTCCTCTTTGATATGCTGCATTGTTAGGAATTTCCCTTACATAATGCAATCCCTTTCAAAAATCGCCCttcacacacgcacacatattCAGGCATTcgcaaaattaataaatccaaaaaaaggaaacatttctcaattttaacaatatttattgttgttaattaaatattaaacatactttttgtaaaaaataataaaatacaaacaaattgtaTCAAAAGATCCTAACTACATTAtatcgtttttgttttaaatttctaattgttacttaaaagttttatataaGGTCCTGTCCACtcgaacaaaaaaatcaaaaaacaaaattaattttatttttgctcttAAAGTACAGTGTGCGCGGCTTAAGTTGAACACGTTCTTGATGCGCATATATTTCACTTGATGATTTTTGTTCTACAGTgactacaaaaaatattggTGTAAAACAATGATCTTTCGCTTCATGCTTGTCATGCAAACTTTTTCGATTATTcgaaaataacttaatttcaTGCCCGCTTCAATCTCTATGAAATGAATCAGTTTTTGTCGTCTTAGTTATAGGTTTAAATGTTTGGTTTGTTATTCATTGTTTTTCAGGGGAGAATAGGCTTTTGTGTGTTAAAGCAAAGCTTAAAGACTATTTTGGAGTCAGTTTTGCGactgatttatttaaagttgttGAAAAGCTAACTGGGTGATGAATGCAGTTGAGTTCGaagctattttaaattaagttggctttaatattaaattttaagtctTAAGGAAGGAAAAATAGATTAATTATTGTGTATGTAACCTTTAGTTATTACAGCCGGTATAAtcatattgatttattttatttatttattttagtttaccATATGGTAAActaaagtgatttaaaaataaatggaatcattaaaagttgtttacaaatccaaagcaaacaattttgtatCAATTTAATACCCAAAATTTCTATGCTTATtgcactttaaaatttaatttctgtttcATAATAGAAGGCTACACTTTACATTACCACATTTAAGGATTTAGTTAACTGTGTTTTCTGACACTTAATTCATGAAATGTCATTGACTCTTATGGCTGCGTTCCCTACATTTTTCAGATTGCCGCAAAACTGCTCCGTCCCTAATTCTGCTGCGCGTTTCCTGTACCCAAAAAAggagaaataaataaatatgaatgcCACAcgcgcacacaaacacacgtgCACTCGCTCAGATTTCCGTTTCCTGTGGAAGCTTTGGCGTCGTCGGtgtcgtcgttgtcgtcgttgtcgtcgtcgtctgaGAATTTGTGGAATTTGTGGCATTTGCCGCTTTTGTTGCCTCTCCGATCTGGGGTCTCTGTGGCTTGGGTGGTGTTGCTGGCGCCTTGGACGTGCCCCTTCCCGAAAGTAACATCGCCTGCTTTTCGATCAGCTCGCGTTGATCCTTGGGCAGCCATCGCGAAAAACGCGATTCGGGAATGCCCAGTTGATTTCCCTTTTGCAGCAGATCAGCATTCTCATTGCCATCATCCTTGTCGCTGGTAGAGTGCCGGGAATAGCGACCTGCCGCCTGACTcatcaaaatacttttcagGGGCCGTGTGGTGGGATTGTAGACACTGCTCTCACGATCCGTGGCATATTCAAAGCTATCATCTTCATCGTGATGTCGTCTTTCAACCGACAGACGATCGTGTCCATTTCCATTGGCCTCACGCAATTTGTTGGCGCCCAACAGGGTAATACCATTTGGGGTCTCCAAAAGtgccacattttgaccatGTTGTTGTTGGGTTTCCAACTCCAGTTGCTTATCACTCTGGCTGTTTATGgattttgtttgtattgtataatatttttagatttttttgtgattttaggAAGTTTGATACAGTTTTCAGGAATGTTTTTGATATACACATTATTGTAAAAAGttagcaaacaatttttttttagtttaaaaattttttgaaaatatttcaataaaattgtgtttttacattttaggtttgaatttaatattcaacatttcagtttttttcaGTGGTTTAGAAATTTTGTGGGTAGTTCACACATTTTATTCAGTGGTTTTCGTTGTGTTGTTGGCGTTGTTTGTTGTCCATATGAAAGTAGTAGAAGAAGAAGACAAAACATGGCAAGAAgtttgttttcgtttcttattttttgtggttgaggtttggtttttttttattatattatttttgtgatGCATTAGCAAAGTGGCTCTAACACTATAgagttatgttttttttttgttctatgCATTTGTTTGCTTCtagttattatatttttgttgaatgACTTTGGACAGCGACATTTCTGACATTTTTAGTAAATGCGTGAGACAGAGCAAGAGAGCTTTATGATTTTCAGAGGGTAGGAGAGAGACAGAGCGAGACAGAGACTTCATATTTTTCTGGTGGGCGGGCGAGCGAgcaaagtgggcgtggcagagCGACTAGCGAGCGTTTAAATGTGAAAGTTCAGGAGTGTATAATATGTGTATGGTGTGGGCGTGTGTGTGACAGCGTGACAACTATTTGAAACTGATTTTGCTTTTATGGGATTTAAATTTAGAGTTTCAGATTTCAAGAATTTTCAAATACAAGACGAAACACGAGACTTTAGCAATGTGTGTGTATTgtgtgtttatgtttatgcgtgtgcttaaattaatttttttactataAATGGACTATGAACTAACCTAGGATGAGAATGAGCTGCTTCTAAATCTAGAGATGATTGCTTTTTTGACATACGGTTAATGTAAGTACGAAAATTAAAGCCACTCAAGAGACACATGCAAGtagacaaacaaacacacatcCGAACTACGCACTATTAAAGTAATGGATAACAGATTAATGgctttgaaaattaaacaaatttaagcaaaCCAGATACCGTCGACGGGTTAGTTGTGGATCCATGGCTAgaaattatgtatttatggactggccccttttttttgcacttttctgaacttattttgacatttttaaggCTGAAGTTAGGGTTCACTGTACTTACGTTTCGTTTGTGGGCGTCTTGATTGATTTGCCTGTGtagagaaaattaaaaaaagtttatttaataatatttacaaattttgcaGAATCATTTGCATACTCAATAAAAAGGAATGTCATGATTAATGGATATTCGAATATGTACCCCCCCTaacaacatcatcatcaactTCATTTCAGCCACATCAAACACAGTTGAaactttacaaatttatatttttcacattttgtttatttttttcgttttactaaaattacaaaagaacagaaaaaaacacaTGTGTGAAGCGaataactaattaaaataaatcataggcatgtttaattttctaatttgttATGCCTGCCAAgtttaaattgattgattaGCCAATCgacacaaaataataattagaataataattaaataaatacatgaaTGAAAAACAGTATTGCTGgacaaaatataatacaataaattggacatttttgatttattatttatagtatATGTTTTATGGTTCATTTTAGATATATTCGAGTGGACGAggtaaaatttataaattgagaGATTCGCGGTTTTCGAAAATTGGTCACTTAAAATTACTTGGCCTAAGGTAAGGTGTtgcttttgtttcttttttatagtaaaattatataagtttatattatttttttgttgtgcgctttttgtgattttttcataaatattattttttatgagaGAGCAAATATTTGAGAGCAAAGTGTGGTAAGGAGAAACCTATTTATtcgttatttttgtttcatttttcccTTTTGCTTTAAGCAAATGGGGCACACAGCTAACTGGCCAAGAGCCACGCCCATTTACTGGGAATTATGGGGCGGTGGGCGGCCTAAACGGAAGTATTTGGCGGCTTGGGAGCCTCGAGGCCATTTAAACTGTGCTGGCTGCCATTTCCAGCGGCTATAACCGCTGCCGCTGTCGCCGCCGCACTTTTCTTCAGGTCCGCCTTCTTTTGCGCCTCCAATTTATCGGTTACGGGGGGCGTGGCCTCCTCCGACTGCTGGGTGGTATCGATATGCTCATCGCCATTATCGCGACCATCcagctcctcgtcgtcgttgAATTCCGGATGGATCTGGGCCTCGGAATCGGGACCAATGTCCGTGTTTAGAGTGGCGCCTGTaaaaacgacaacaacaagaacTAGCATTTAGCTTTGTGTgcagagagaaagagagggaagGGTAGATAAAGGAAGAGACAGGCAGAGAAGATTTCGATCTTGAAGATACCAAAATTCCATATTAAAGTTGAGGTTAGTCCATTTACCAAAAAGCTTATAAAGCAGAAAGAACAGAGAGCATATTAAGCATCGAAAGCAAAAAacacgtttttaaaaatattttggaatttttctTGGCTAAATTTTAGTGAccaattttcgtttttaatgttagctcttcttgttgttgtcATTTGTAGACACTTTTTCTCAGAGAGTTGTACAATTTTGTTGTTAATCTTAGGAAActaattacattaaattatttattttagttggGTTGGATTTGTTTTATAGTTATACTTTAATACTTAGGTACACAAATGTTTTCCcgatttttttaagatttattaatCAGCGTTTcattgcaataaaaaatgtttttttttcttttgcacaTTACATAtgtaataaatactttaaaagttttttcttttgttattaGATAAATGATATCAAAGAATCATTCATTGTGcctccagtttttttttttcatttttaaactaaacacTTCAATTTTCGTATATTTCTAAAAAGTCCTAgttgttttttcatttcattttctcTTTCATATGTTccatatttcaatttttggcCCTGCCTAATACATTTGCAAGAATATTTTTCCACAGAAACTCCGACGGCAAAGTCaagtgaatttttttaattagttgaGTTTTCTAGGGCTGCTGCGTTCATCCGGCCCTTTAGCAGCTCTTTCTGCTAGGTTAAcgctaattaaaatttaaaagccgCACAATGTGTCGAAAGTTAACAACGGCTGGTGGCAGAAGAGCCCAGCTCACAGGCCCCAAAAACCCGAGTACATATATGAATTGCAGGATGAGTTGTGGATGGGGAGAAATGGTGGTGGTGTTGATGGTGGGTGGAATTGAGTGGTTTGGGTGGAGAACCTAAAGCCAGAAATTATTGTTAGCATAGCTGATGATGAGACAATAGTGGCGATGGATGatcatgatgatgatgatgttgttgttgttgctgttcaTGTGGCCGAGAAGCTAATGACAATGTTTCATCCACGAAATAAGCAATAATGTGTGTAtggagatttaaaaataacatttccgACTTACCGCCAAAACACCATCGGCCAGTGGCTCGTGCAAACACAATCAGTAGAACGACCAGGACCAAAACGGCTACGGCCACCACAATGCCAACAATTGCGGCCACATCGAGGCTGCTGCTGGGCGGTTTGCTCGACGAACTGATTCGCACCTGGTAGTCCGTCAGTCCCAGTTCGTTGCTGGCCCTCAGATTGTAGATTTTCGTGGTGTCCTCCAGAGTCAGGCCGGCAATTGCCAAAGTCACGTTGTACTCGTCGTTGCCCAGATACTGCGGCTCATAGGCCGAGTAGCGTCCGTCGGTACGGCCCTGTCCCACAACCGCTCCATCGATGGTCCATTCGATCTTGGGCTGCGGACTGGCCCGGATGGTGATGTTCACAATGGCAGTGTGCTCCAGATACAGGCCGTATACGGCGGCATCAGGCTGGTGGACGGGGGCATCTGAGGggaaaaaatgaattataatAGGGATAAATATAACAGAGATACTAGGGTCAGCTACAGACATCTTATCCAATCGACTTGCAACCGGAAGtccaaatgaaatttaattaaaagatatatttatagCCCCCAGAAtctcaatataaaaaaaaactcaaacaatatttattgacCTACATAAATAATCTTAAGCTGGTCCTATTAAACTTAATTGATATGACATATATATGACCAAGtttcgtaaataaataaataataaatgtatcgTTTTGAAATCAATGTAATTTTCCATACGCAAGATTTAAggcttttttaattacttaaaacttaaaaacttaattggaAGAGATGTTTATAGTATGTTATCTTATGACCAAGCTACTTAAAAATCTTCAAATTAGAAGTTAATTATGCTTGAGCACTCACATCGGACGTTGATGATGTAGGCGGCCTCCTGAGGCGGGACACTTTCGCGATCGGTTTGGTGGTGCGAGCGGCAGACCAGCTTCCGGTTGCTGTCCTCGGGCGACAGGTGCCATTGAATTTCCTGCACGGAGGTCGACAGCTCCACGTTTTCGCTGGTGGAGGACATGACCTCCAGGGGAGTGGTGCGCTTGTTGGCCGGCATGTTGTCAATGTACCACGAGATGTTCGCCGGAGGGCGGCCATCACGAACGCTGCAGCGGGCCTTGAATTCGGTTCCCTCGTTAAAGTAGCCCTCGCGATTTGGCCGCGACAGCAGCTCGATGATGGGCTGCTGGGGACGCACTGCAAAATTaggacaaataaaaatttatataaaaaattgtctgACTAAAAAGGTTTGCTTCACAAAGCATAACTTTAAATTCACTATCAGAGTTCGTGATATAATAAAATTCgactaatttattaaatcaaataaacttaaaatatagatatctgtttataaattaatttttttaatgtagttTTCCggtttaatttattacaaGTTTTTAATTCGGTAAAGAAAGAGATAACTTATTTCAGAGTTCCCAGCTtgataagaaaaaatatgatagtttttaattgaatactCCGAAAATTGTAGACCAATTTTTTCTGTAGTATGCACTTCGgctcaattttatttatttaaaagtctttttaatttgtttggtttagGCAGAAcgactttttttaatttgattatggttaaaaaa
This genomic stretch from Drosophila gunungcola strain Sukarami unplaced genomic scaffold, Dgunungcola_SK_2 000001F, whole genome shotgun sequence harbors:
- the LOC128263118 gene encoding fasciclin-3 isoform X1 gives rise to the protein MSRIVFICLAAILTDALTWAQLNVEPNTALLNEGDRTELLCRYGRSINYCRIEIPGEQKVLNLSPEWSKTPGFTYFGAGLTAGQCGVSIERVKATNNGQVKCSLGVEGEELSGTIDLVVALRPQQPIIELLSRPNREGYFNEGTEFKARCSVRDGRPPANISWYIDNMPANKRTTPLEVMSSTSENVELSTSVQEIQWHLSPEDSNRKLVCRSHHQTDRESVPPQEAAYIINVRYAPVHQPDAAVYGLYLEHTAIVNITIRASPQPKIEWTIDGAVVGQGRTDGRYSAYEPQYLGNDEYNVTLAIAGLTLEDTTKIYNLRASNELGLTDYQVRISSSSKPPSSSLDVAAIVGIVVAVAVLVLVVLLIVFARATGRWCFGGKSIKTPTNETQSDKQLELETQQQHGQNVALLETPNGITLLGANKLREANGNGHDRLSVERRHHDEDDSFEYATDRESSVYNPTTRPLKSILMSQAAGRYSRHSTSDKDDGNENADLLQKGNQLGIPESRFSRWLPKDQRELIEKQAMLLSGRGTSKAPATPPKPQRPQIGEATKAANATNSTNSQTTTTTTTTTTPTTPKLPQETEI
- the LOC128263118 gene encoding fasciclin-3 isoform X3; its protein translation is MSRIVFICLAAILTDALTWAQLNVEPNTALLNEGDRTELLCRYGRSINYCRIEIPGEQKVLNLSPEWSKTPGFTYFGAGLTAGQCGVSIERVKATNNGQVKCSLGVEGEELSGTIDLVVALRPQQPIIELLSRPNREGYFNEGTEFKARCSVRDGRPPANISWYIDNMPANKRTTPLEVMSSTSENVELSTSVQEIQWHLSPEDSNRKLVCRSHHQTDRESVPPQEAAYIINVRYAPVHQPDAAVYGLYLEHTAIVNITIRASPQPKIEWTIDGAVVGQGRTDGRYSAYEPQYLGNDEYNVTLAIAGLTLEDTTKIYNLRASNELGLTDYQVRISSSSKPPSSSLDVAAIVGIVVAVAVLVLVVLLIVFARATGRWCFGGKSIKTPTNETSDTESADIKATSTATATTTMGGVGVSAEEEETVNEQENPQQQQQQQQQQKKAKRLPAFAAAILKRFNEKDSRKNKDNQESMNIVEACEQENPAGNNAIDGNDNEPKAIVWQSTSPVWTFK
- the LOC128263118 gene encoding fasciclin-3 isoform X4, translating into MSRIVFICLAAILTDALTWAQLNVEPNTALLNEGDRTELLCRYGRSINYCRIEIPGEQKVLNLSPEWSKTPGFTYFGAGLTAGQCGVSIERVKATNNGQVKCSLGVEGEELSGTIDLVVALRPQQPIIELLSRPNREGYFNEGTEFKARCSVRDGRPPANISWYIDNMPANKRTTPLEVMSSTSENVELSTSVQEIQWHLSPEDSNRKLVCRSHHQTDRESVPPQEAAYIINVRYAPVHQPDAAVYGLYLEHTAIVNITIRASPQPKIEWTIDGAVVGQGRTDGRYSAYEPQYLGNDEYNVTLAIAGLTLEDTTKIYNLRASNELGLTDYQVRISSSSKPPSSSLDVAAIVGIVVAVAVLVLVVLLIVFARATGRWCFGGATLNTDIGPDSEAQIHPEFNDDEELDGRDNGDEHIDTTQQSEEATPPVTDKLEAQKKADLKKSAAATAAAVIAAGNGSQHSLNGLEAPKPPNTSV
- the LOC128263118 gene encoding fasciclin-3 isoform X5, with the protein product MSRIVFICLAAILTDALTWAQLNVEPNTALLNEGDRTELLCRYGRSINYCRIEIPGEQKVLNLSPEWSKTPGFTYFGAGLTAGQCGVSIERVKATNNGQVKCSLGVEGEELSGTIDLVVALRPQQPIIELLSRPNREGYFNEGTEFKARCSVRDGRPPANISWYIDNMPANKRTTPLEVMSSTSENVELSTSVQEIQWHLSPEDSNRKLVCRSHHQTDRESVPPQEAAYIINVRYAPVHQPDAAVYGLYLEHTAIVNITIRASPQPKIEWTIDGAVVGQGRTDGRYSAYEPQYLGNDEYNVTLAIAGLTLEDTTKIYNLRASNELGLTDYQVRISSSSKPPSSSLDVAAIVGIVVAVAVLVLVVLLIVFARATGRWCFGGKSIKTPTNETKTNNSSMLNLY